One Candidatus Paracaedimonas acanthamoebae genomic window, AGTTTGAAAACCTTGAGCTATAAGCACGCGCATAAGATAGCTCTGAATCTCTATTTGTTGTTTTTAAATGTCCATTTATGACACCAGTGAAGATAACTTTTTTAATTTTATTTGTAGAATTATCATCATAGTAATGAGTCTTTAACCAGTTCTGAAGTATGACATCATATTGTTGCCATCGGCCACCTAAAACTATCGTACCAATTTTAAAATCTACATTTTGAGCAAAAATATGTGACACTAAATTATAGTGATCCACATCTGGGTGGCTAATAACGACGGCAGCTAATGAAATTTTATTAAGTTTAGAAGATTCACAAAATTTTGAAAATCCTATTTTAAAAGCTTTTCTAACTTCTTATTTAAATAAATCAAAAGAAACATGCTCATTTTATTGGAATATCCCGCTGGACAATTGTGACCTCGAATTAAAAGATGTATCGGAAGGTTTGACAGCTTTATCTATGGCTTGTTGCTTTGGGATTGAGCTTTATGTAGAGACTTTATTGAAGAGAGGCGCAAATATTTCAACTCAAGATAATAGAGGGGATACGCCTCTTTTTCATGCAATATATGCAAGTAATCCAAATATAGTCGATTTATTGATCACTCATATTATTTCAAATAATCCTCTAGCTTATCAAGAAATAATGAACCATCAAAATAAGGATGGCCTTACGCCGGTTATGGAAGCTGTACGATTAGGAAAAATTGTCCATTTAGAAAAATTACTCACATCAGAGAGGCAATATTTAAAAGTTACAAGAAAAACTTCTGAAAAAACTCTTGAAGAGGCTTCTTCCTCTTCTTATGAAGAAAATATAGCTGAAGCTTCTCGCCCCTTACCCGTGATAAATATTAATGCATCAGATTTATGGGGAAATACAGCTTTAACTTTTGCTGAAGACCTGCCGCCTAATAAATGTGAACAAGTTCAAACACTACTTTTAAAAAACAGGGAAGACAAGGATTTTGATTTTTATAAACTGCAAAGGCTTCGTCTTCTTATAGAATACCAGAGGAACATTTATACTCGAGACAATGAAGGTAATACTTTAGGGATGAGAATGGTAAGTTACCCTCCTCCTTCGTCTTATCCCCAAACTTTCTTGCAGACTAGCTTATGGATTAAAAATAAAAGAAAACAAAATATCTGTGAACTTGCCGAAGGCAGGTGGTCTGATGAGTGGATTAAAAATTTTATAATTCCAAGTGCACAGGAACAATACAATCAAGAAATTCTTAAGTTATATGATGTTCCCCTAAATAAAGTTGGCGATACAGCCCTTTTGATTGCAGCGCGTCATAATTTTCAAGATATTGTGCGTGTCTTAATTTCTTGTGGGAGCGATGTGAATGCTCAGAATAATAGAATGCAGACGCCTCTTATGTTGCTTACTTCTTGGTTTGATACTTTTAAAAATAGTTATTCCAGAGATTTGCGTATTTTTACGTTTTTATTTTTGCATGGTGCAGATGTAAATGTAGAAACGATGGAAGAAGAACCAAGAACGGTTAAGAATTTTTATCAATATAATGCCCATCTTTCAGCTCTTTTGGATGAAAATATTCTGAAACAATCTTTACCGACACAATCAGATTATTGGAAAGCTTATTGTAATAAAATCTTAGAGCTTAAAGCGGTTTCATCCCTATTAGAACGCAATCAACGACAAGAAGAAAATATAAATGAGTTAATCTTATGGGATGCCGTTCAACCGAAGAGTATCGCTAAATCATTAAGAATCGCAACGGAAAAACATAATGATTTTGCAAGCTACTTAAGAGCCTTTTTATGGGGCAATCATTTCCACTTCTTAAGTCGAAATTTCTTTTTTCTTTCTATAGGTCAGCAAAAGATTTTTTTCTTGATGTTCGAAAAAATTAAATCTAGCATTTTAACCTCTTACGCCCGTTAATTTTTTTTCTTAATAATATATTCAATATTTAAGGAATATTTGATGAAACACTTTATACTCTCATTATTCAGTTTTTTTCTTTTTTCTATTAATGCTTGTTTTTGTTCTGAAAAATTTGAAGACATTCATGCTGCAACAAAACTTCTGTTTAAAGCTCTTGAAAAAAAGAAACCTATAGATACTCTTATAGAATTAGGAGCAAATCTTAACGATACAACAATAAAAGGAGCTCCTCCACTTGCCTATGCGATTAAGCAACGAAATGAAGCGGCAATTGATGTTTTATTACCGCTAACTGATTTAAGTAGCACATATGAGGAAAATAAAACTTTTCTACATGAAGCCATTGATACAGCGGATCACTGTATTATAAAAATTCTTGTTAATGCTTACAGCCAAAATAAATTACTGGAACAGGTTGTTAACATTCCAAACTCAGATAAAAATTCTCCATTTCATCTGCTCGCTCTCCACACATTTAAGTGTTTAGAAAGGGCTGAATTAATTGCAGATATTAGACCTGTTTTATCTATTTTTCAAAAATCTGGTGGAGATCTGGAAGCCAAGAATTCTAAGGGTGAAACCATTCAAACGATATTAAAAAAGGCACAAGCAGAGTTAACTACCTTTAGACGACTTAAGCTTGGTTGGACAGCAATGCATATTGCCATGAAAGGCCCCGATTTAACTCTAGAAGGTGAAAATGTTGATGATATGTGGACATTTTATAATGCTGATCCCCTTGGGGTTAATATTCAAAATTCAAATGGAACCACACCATTTCTTATTTTAGCCTATAAATATTTAAAGTTTAAAGAGAAAGAGAAAGAAAAAACGGTCAATATTTTAAAGTTATTAAAGTTGATGCATATAAAAGGGGCCTTAATTGATTTAGAGAATAAAGCAGGAATATCAGTAAGTAAATTACTTGGGGCAAAATTTTTTACATAGTTGTATTAATAGTCTTATGAAAGTGTCAGGATTTAACAAATTAAGAGAACTTTTCAATTCTCTCCCCTCAATAAGAGATAATAAAATTTCTAATGTTACACTTGCGCTTGGGCCATGTGTCATTGAAAGCCTTTCATCCAATAAATCCCTACTTTCTACAGACGACTTTGGAAGAATCCATCACTTTTTTCAACAGTGCCTATTGTATTATATTTAAAATGGATGATCATAGGAACTATTCCTACAATGCGATCTACTTCTCCATTGCCCCAGCTAAATTGCCCTCCAATTATCTCATAAAATATAGCATTGTTTGCCAGGCCATTGCCTCCTGTTGCC contains:
- a CDS encoding ankyrin repeat domain-containing protein, with the translated sequence MTALSMACCFGIELYVETLLKRGANISTQDNRGDTPLFHAIYASNPNIVDLLITHIISNNPLAYQEIMNHQNKDGLTPVMEAVRLGKIVHLEKLLTSERQYLKVTRKTSEKTLEEASSSSYEENIAEASRPLPVININASDLWGNTALTFAEDLPPNKCEQVQTLLLKNREDKDFDFYKLQRLRLLIEYQRNIYTRDNEGNTLGMRMVSYPPPSSYPQTFLQTSLWIKNKRKQNICELAEGRWSDEWIKNFIIPSAQEQYNQEILKLYDVPLNKVGDTALLIAARHNFQDIVRVLISCGSDVNAQNNRMQTPLMLLTSWFDTFKNSYSRDLRIFTFLFLHGADVNVETMEEEPRTVKNFYQYNAHLSALLDENILKQSLPTQSDYWKAYCNKILELKAVSSLLERNQRQEENINELILWDAVQPKSIAKSLRIATEKHNDFASYLRAFLWGNHFHFLSRNFFFLSIGQQKIFFLMFEKIKSSILTSYAR